In one Suricata suricatta isolate VVHF042 chromosome 9, meerkat_22Aug2017_6uvM2_HiC, whole genome shotgun sequence genomic region, the following are encoded:
- the LOC115302702 gene encoding alpha-1-antichymotrypsin-like isoform X1, translating into MGGMSPLLALGLLVAGLWSPVHCLLGGTLAPETVTQETQHTGTPVDSLQLASSNVDFTVSLYKQLASKTPTKNVVFSPLSISVALAFLSLGAHGATRTEILEGLKFNLTETPDPEVHRGFQRLLRTLGQPGDGRQLSVGNAMFVSERLQLLDKFREDARALYATEALPADFQDSAAARRLINDYVRNRTRGKIAELVKDLDEHTAMVLVNYIFLKAKWKTPFDPRDTFESKFHVSKRKRVNVPMMSLEDVRLPYFRDEQLRCTVVALRYLSNDSALFVLPDEGRMAAVEAALLPETLRRWRDSLQMRMIDRLFLPKFSISSSYNLEDILPKLGIRKVFSNQADLSGVAREKNLAVSQMVHKTVLDVAEEGTEAAAATEVKIVFMSGRIGPLLIISFDRPFLLSLHHEETEDILFWAKVANPKQA; encoded by the exons ATGGGGGGAATGTCACCCCTCTTGGctttggggctcctggtggctggGCTCTGGTCTCCTGTCCACTGTCTCCTGGGGGGGACGCTTGCCCCAGAGACAGTCACCCAGGAGACCCAACACACCGGGACGCCTGTGGACAGCCTCCAACTAGCCTCCAGCAACGTGGACTTCACCGTCAGCCTCTACAAGCAACTGGCTTCGAAGACCCCCACCAAGAACGTCGTCTTCTCCCCCCTGAGCATCTCCGTCGCCTTGGCGTTCCTCTCCCTGGGGGCCCACGGCGCCACCCGCACCGAGATCCTCGAAGGCCTCAAGTTCAACCTCACGGAGACCCCTGACCCGGAAGTCCACCGCGGCTTCCAGCGCCTGCTGCGGACCCTTGGCCAGCCGGGCGACGGGCGCCAGCTGAGCGTGGGCAACGCCATGTTCGTCAGCGAGCGGCTGCAGCTGCTGGACAAGTTCAGGGAGGACGCCAGGGCGCTCTACGCCACCGAGGCCTTGCCCGCCGACTTCCAGGACTCGGCTGCGGCCAGGAGGCTCATCAATGACTACGTGAGGAACAGGACCCGGGGGAAAATTGCGGAGTTGGTCAAGGACCTTGATGAGCACACAGCCATGGTCCTGGTGAACTACATCTTCCTTAAAG CCAAATGGAAGACGCCCTTCGACCCCAGAGACACTTTTGAGTCAAAGTTCCATGTGAGCAAGAGAAAGCGGGTAAACGTGCCCATGATGAGCCTCGAGGACGTGAGGCTGCCCTACTTCCGGGACGAGCAGCTGCGCTGCACGGTGGTGGCGCTCCGGTACCTGAGCAACGACAGCGCCCTCTTCGTTCTCCCCGACGAGGGCAGGATGGCGGCCGTGGAGGCCGCACTGCTCCCAGAGACACTGAGGCGGTGGAGAGACTCCCTGCAGATGAG GATGATAGACAGGCTCTTCTTGCCCAAGTTCTCCATCTCCAGCAGCTATAATCTGGAAGACATACTGCCCAAGCTGGGCATCCGGAAGGTCTTCAGCAACCAGGCCGATCTGTCAGGAGTCGCCAGAGAGAAGAACCTAGCAGTCTCCCAG ATGGTCCACAAGACCGTGCTCGACGTGGCCGAGGAGGGTACAGAGGCGGCAGCAGCCACAGAAGTTAAGATCGTTTTTATGTCTGGAAGAATAGGCCCGCTGCTCATCATCAGTTTCGACAGaccatttcttctctccttacACCATGAAGAAACCGAGGACATCCTCTTTTGGGCCAAAGTCGCCAACCCCAAACAAGCCTAG
- the LOC115302702 gene encoding plasma serine protease inhibitor-like isoform X2, which translates to MPLYLLLCLMLLSPPGATLHRHGSRESKKRDKETPAVSVVDPPSKDFTFDLYRALVTAAPDQNIFFSPLSISMSLAMLALGARSNTKAQILEGLSLGPQAGSEDRLHHTFHQLLRELGRPRKELRLSLGNALFISPTVPIRDAFRSAMRTLYLADTFPTNFGDPAGAQKQINDYVAKQTEGKIVDLVKDLESTEVMVVVNYIFFKAKWKTPFDPRDTFESKFHVSKRKRVNVPMMSLEDVRLPYFRDEQLRCTVVALRYLSNDSALFVLPDEGRMAAVEAALLPETLRRWRDSLQMRMIDRLFLPKFSISSSYNLEDILPKLGIRKVFSNQADLSGVAREKNLAVSQMVHKTVLDVAEEGTEAAAATEVKIVFMSGRIGPLLIISFDRPFLLSLHHEETEDILFWAKVANPKQA; encoded by the exons ATGCCACTCTACCTCCTCTTGTGCCTGATGCtcctgagccccccgggggccaCCCTGCACCGCCATGGCTCCCGGGAGTCAAAGAAGAGGGACAAGGAGACACCTGCGGTCAGTGTGGTGGACCCACCCAGCAAGGACTTCACCTTCGACCTCTACAGGGCCTTGGTTACCGCTGCCCCCGACCAGAACATCTTCTTCTCCCCTCTGAGCATCTCCATGTCCCTGGCTATGCTGGCCCTGGGGGCCCGGTCCAACACGAAGGCACAGATCCTGGAAGGCCTGAGCCTCGGCCCCCAGGCGGGCTCGGAGGACAGGCTCCACCACACCTTCCACCAGCTGTTGCGGGAGCTGGGCCGGCCCAGGAAGGAGCTCCGGCTGAGCCTCGGCAATGCTCTGTTCATCAGCCCCACGGTGCCCATCCGGGACGCCTTCCGGAGCGCCATGCGGACGCTGTACCTGGCAGACACGTTCCCCACCAACTTTGGGGACCCCGCAGGGGCCCAGAAGCAGATCAACGATTACGTGGCAAAGCAAACGGAGGGCAAGATTGTGGACTTGGTTAAGGACCTGGAGAGCACTGAGGTCATGGTGGTGGTgaactacattttctttaaag CCAAATGGAAGACGCCCTTCGACCCCAGAGACACTTTTGAGTCAAAGTTCCATGTGAGCAAGAGAAAGCGGGTAAACGTGCCCATGATGAGCCTCGAGGACGTGAGGCTGCCCTACTTCCGGGACGAGCAGCTGCGCTGCACGGTGGTGGCGCTCCGGTACCTGAGCAACGACAGCGCCCTCTTCGTTCTCCCCGACGAGGGCAGGATGGCGGCCGTGGAGGCCGCACTGCTCCCAGAGACACTGAGGCGGTGGAGAGACTCCCTGCAGATGAG GATGATAGACAGGCTCTTCTTGCCCAAGTTCTCCATCTCCAGCAGCTATAATCTGGAAGACATACTGCCCAAGCTGGGCATCCGGAAGGTCTTCAGCAACCAGGCCGATCTGTCAGGAGTCGCCAGAGAGAAGAACCTAGCAGTCTCCCAG ATGGTCCACAAGACCGTGCTCGACGTGGCCGAGGAGGGTACAGAGGCGGCAGCAGCCACAGAAGTTAAGATCGTTTTTATGTCTGGAAGAATAGGCCCGCTGCTCATCATCAGTTTCGACAGaccatttcttctctccttacACCATGAAGAAACCGAGGACATCCTCTTTTGGGCCAAAGTCGCCAACCCCAAACAAGCCTAG